A single genomic interval of Pseudomonas sp. FeN3W harbors:
- a CDS encoding acyltransferase yields the protein MERLAHIDALRGSAALLLIFQTLLLPLSDGWALQHALDPGLLAVLWFLLCCGFIVPASLHASVDGGRGFVVRRLLRLLPVYLLAVLLTAILLPTAPAWLPGVAAPGSAMAFEVIGAYGALPPILLFYGFCLLLQVLGLLHSVSLRTSCALVLLAVALLLALARQLLGTELPVTLPLALSLMFFASLRYEAKHESSSYARRRAREYARYTLRIYLLVLPIIFLAGWSADATAWPRDLLTYALAIVTFLLVTSRLPLRAPPLVWLGSLSYSLYLLLPAMQRLSELLTQALGLTGPTASLAGAVFGLLLALGSAQLCRQLLDLPLAHAGRRLTRQHDLMPLARLHSR from the coding sequence ATGGAACGGTTGGCGCATATCGACGCGCTACGCGGCAGCGCAGCCCTACTCCTGATTTTCCAGACCCTGCTGCTGCCACTGTCAGACGGCTGGGCACTGCAGCACGCCCTGGACCCCGGACTGCTGGCGGTGCTCTGGTTCCTGCTGTGCTGCGGTTTCATCGTGCCGGCCAGCCTGCACGCCAGCGTCGACGGCGGGCGAGGCTTCGTCGTCCGCCGCCTGCTGCGCCTGCTGCCGGTCTACCTGCTGGCGGTGCTGCTGACCGCCATTCTGTTGCCGACGGCACCGGCCTGGCTGCCGGGTGTGGCCGCTCCAGGCAGCGCTATGGCGTTCGAGGTCATCGGCGCTTACGGAGCGCTGCCGCCAATCCTGCTGTTCTACGGGTTCTGCCTGCTGCTGCAGGTGCTCGGCCTTTTGCACAGCGTCAGTCTGCGGACCAGCTGCGCGCTCGTGCTGCTGGCGGTGGCGCTGCTGCTCGCCCTGGCGCGGCAGCTGCTGGGCACAGAGCTACCGGTCACGCTGCCGCTGGCGCTATCACTGATGTTTTTCGCGTCACTCAGGTACGAGGCCAAGCATGAAAGCAGCAGCTACGCCCGCAGACGAGCCCGTGAATATGCGCGCTACACGCTGCGAATCTACCTGCTGGTGCTGCCGATCATCTTCCTCGCCGGCTGGTCTGCGGACGCAACCGCCTGGCCCCGGGACCTGCTCACCTATGCCCTGGCCATCGTGACCTTCCTGCTGGTCACCAGCCGGCTACCGCTACGGGCACCGCCGCTCGTCTGGCTTGGAAGCCTCAGCTACTCGCTCTATCTGTTGCTGCCAGCGATGCAGCGCCTGAGCGAACTGCTGACCCAGGCGCTCGGCCTGACCGGCCCGACCGCCAGCCTGGCTGGCGCTGTGTTCGGCCTGCTGCTGGCCCTCGGCAGCGCCCAGCTCTGCCGACAGTTGCTGGATCTACCGCTGGCTCACGCCGGCAGGCGCCTGACCAGACAACACGACCTGATGCCACTGGCACGCCTGCACAGCCGCTGA
- a CDS encoding glycosyltransferase family 4 protein produces MKVAIVHDWLVTYAGAERVLAGLCAVWPDADLFAVIDFLSDADRAHLGGKRATTTFIQQLPKARTHYQKYLPLMPLAIEQLDMSSYDLIISSSHAVAKGVLTGPNQLHISYVHSPIRYAWDLQHQYLHEASLERGIKAKLARMLLHYMRMWDQRTASGVDEFIANSHFIGRRINKSYRRQSTVIYPPVDTRQFTLHEAKEDFYLTASRMVPYKKMPMIIEAFAAMPDKRLIVIGTGPEMEKAREAAGPNVTLLGYQSFEVLLQHMQRAKAFVFAAEEDFGIAPIEAQACGTPVVAYGRGGVLETVRGLEHAEPTGVFYPEQTTASLIAAIGEFEAQCSRITPENCRRNAERFSSERFQQEIRAFVDARLREARALDLQQSSAPLPAPSTPLYPAAVVPIKHA; encoded by the coding sequence ATGAAAGTTGCCATCGTTCACGACTGGCTGGTGACGTATGCCGGCGCCGAGCGCGTGCTCGCCGGGCTGTGCGCCGTCTGGCCGGACGCCGATCTGTTCGCCGTCATCGATTTTCTCTCCGACGCCGACCGTGCCCACCTCGGCGGCAAGCGCGCCACCACCACCTTCATCCAGCAACTGCCGAAGGCGCGCACCCATTACCAGAAGTACCTGCCGCTGATGCCGCTGGCCATCGAGCAGCTCGACATGTCCTCGTATGACCTGATCATTTCCAGCAGTCACGCAGTGGCCAAGGGCGTGCTGACCGGGCCCAACCAGCTGCACATCAGCTACGTGCATTCGCCCATCCGCTACGCCTGGGACCTGCAGCACCAGTACCTGCACGAAGCCAGCCTGGAGCGCGGCATCAAGGCCAAGCTGGCGCGCATGCTGCTGCACTACATGCGCATGTGGGACCAGCGCACCGCCAGCGGCGTCGACGAGTTCATCGCCAATTCGCACTTCATCGGCCGGCGCATCAACAAGAGCTACCGGCGCCAATCCACGGTGATCTACCCGCCGGTCGACACCCGCCAGTTCACCCTGCACGAGGCCAAGGAAGACTTCTATCTCACCGCTTCGCGGATGGTGCCCTACAAGAAGATGCCGATGATCATCGAGGCGTTCGCGGCCATGCCGGACAAGCGCCTGATCGTCATCGGCACCGGCCCGGAAATGGAAAAGGCCCGTGAAGCGGCCGGGCCCAATGTCACCCTGCTCGGCTACCAGAGTTTTGAGGTGCTGCTGCAACACATGCAGCGCGCCAAAGCGTTCGTCTTCGCCGCCGAAGAAGATTTCGGCATCGCGCCCATCGAGGCCCAGGCCTGTGGCACGCCGGTGGTCGCCTACGGGCGCGGCGGCGTACTGGAAACCGTGCGCGGGCTCGAACATGCCGAACCCACCGGCGTGTTCTACCCGGAGCAGACCACCGCCTCGCTCATCGCCGCCATCGGCGAGTTCGAGGCCCAGTGCTCGCGCATCACACCGGAAAACTGCCGACGCAATGCCGAGCGCTTCTCCAGCGAACGCTTCCAGCAGGAAATCCGCGCCTTCGTCGACGCGCGCCTGCGCGAAGCCAGGGCGCTCGACCTTCAGCAGAGCTCGGCGCCCTTGCCGGCCCCCAGCACGCCGCTCTACCCGGCAGCCGTGGTGCCGATCAAGCACGCCTGA
- a CDS encoding glycosyltransferase encodes MQNTARVEPCKQSAQAAAASAGEMPVRRQTTIVTVTYGDRLVYLRRLIEQAFAFEQITRVLVVSNASTAPLEQLTSRWPGQVRIIPLAQNTGSANGYAVGLEAALAEGAQYIWMMDDDNAPTAAAVRLLHEELARMADEVGLHRAAVLGFRPSQQEDIARGVPSRFAIQPRSSYFGFHVAQLPYKVWRRLPWGRPKGTPPRAIDLPFAPYGGMLAHRSLYQAIGVPLRELVLYADDTEYTRRITAKGGRLRLVTDALIDELELSWNIKAHTRNIYEAFLLGDSDFRAYYTARNQAWFDTYVWAASPWLYRLNRSIFLGLLRHVARRQQVPERLQLIEQAIRDGENRSLGMHQTFPLR; translated from the coding sequence GTGCAGAACACCGCGCGCGTCGAACCCTGCAAGCAGAGTGCACAGGCAGCCGCCGCCAGCGCCGGCGAGATGCCGGTGCGACGGCAAACCACCATCGTCACAGTGACCTACGGCGACCGCCTGGTTTACCTGCGCCGACTGATCGAGCAGGCCTTCGCCTTCGAACAGATCACCCGCGTACTGGTGGTCAGCAATGCCTCGACCGCACCACTCGAACAACTGACCAGCCGCTGGCCCGGTCAGGTGCGCATCATTCCGCTGGCGCAAAACACCGGCTCGGCCAACGGCTATGCCGTGGGGCTGGAAGCGGCGCTGGCCGAAGGCGCGCAGTACATCTGGATGATGGATGACGACAACGCCCCCACCGCGGCCGCGGTGCGCCTGCTGCATGAAGAACTTGCGCGAATGGCCGACGAGGTAGGGCTGCATCGTGCCGCCGTGCTGGGCTTTCGCCCCAGTCAGCAGGAAGACATCGCCCGCGGCGTACCGAGCCGTTTCGCCATCCAGCCGCGCTCCAGCTACTTCGGCTTTCACGTCGCGCAGCTACCGTACAAGGTCTGGCGCCGTCTGCCCTGGGGCCGGCCAAAAGGCACGCCGCCGCGGGCCATCGACCTGCCGTTCGCTCCCTATGGCGGCATGCTCGCCCATCGCAGCCTGTACCAGGCGATCGGGGTGCCATTGCGCGAGCTGGTGCTCTACGCCGACGACACCGAGTACACCCGTCGCATCACCGCCAAAGGTGGCCGTCTGCGTCTGGTGACCGATGCGCTGATCGACGAGCTGGAGCTGTCCTGGAACATCAAGGCGCACACCCGCAACATCTACGAAGCCTTCCTGCTCGGTGATTCCGACTTCCGTGCGTACTACACCGCCCGCAACCAGGCCTGGTTCGACACCTACGTCTGGGCTGCCTCACCCTGGCTGTATCGGCTGAACCGAAGCATCTTCCTCGGCCTGCTGCGGCACGTGGCCCGGCGACAGCAGGTTCCGGAACGGCTGCAACTGATCGAGCAGGCCATCCGTGACGGCGAGAACCGTTCGCTGGGGATGCATCAGACCTTTCCGTTGCGCTGA
- a CDS encoding acyltransferase: MHAPTTAPRDNNFDFLRFFAASMVVFGHSYGLSGQADREPLRLFSGSYDSADIAVHVFFVMSGFLIAASWLNSRSVLDFAAKRALRIMPALIVSVLFVVLLIGPLATELPLGDYFTAPGTLAYLANAALITEFRLPGVFEANPFPHSVNGSLWTLPYEVLMYATVLTLGVVKVFGRSSALIGLILMVGVHLHLMPIYEMQSDLLRKATRLGMFFYAGVLLYLYRHLVRWNWKIAALLVAANLVSARTNHWELVHVLTLPYLTLYLAQLRIPKLAGFGKAGDFSYGLYIFSFPVQQLLMHWTDGQLPLIPFMLLGFAASLALAVLSWHLVESPALRLKRYLPRSQSRNAISVASANR, translated from the coding sequence ATGCACGCGCCAACCACTGCGCCAAGAGACAACAACTTCGATTTCCTGCGCTTCTTTGCCGCCTCGATGGTCGTGTTCGGCCACAGCTACGGCCTATCCGGTCAGGCGGACCGGGAACCTCTGCGCCTGTTCAGCGGCAGCTACGACTCGGCGGATATCGCCGTACACGTGTTCTTCGTGATGAGCGGTTTCCTCATTGCGGCGTCCTGGCTGAACAGCCGCAGCGTGCTGGATTTTGCCGCCAAGCGAGCCCTGCGCATCATGCCGGCACTGATCGTCTCGGTGCTGTTCGTGGTCCTGCTGATCGGCCCGCTGGCCACCGAGCTGCCGCTTGGCGATTACTTCACCGCCCCCGGCACGCTCGCCTACCTGGCCAATGCCGCGCTGATCACCGAGTTCCGCCTGCCCGGCGTATTCGAGGCCAACCCGTTTCCCCACAGCGTCAACGGTTCGCTCTGGACACTGCCTTACGAAGTGCTGATGTACGCCACCGTGCTGACGCTCGGAGTCGTCAAGGTATTCGGCCGCAGCAGCGCGCTAATCGGCCTGATTCTGATGGTGGGCGTGCACCTCCACCTGATGCCGATCTACGAGATGCAGAGCGACCTGCTGCGCAAGGCCACTCGCCTGGGGATGTTCTTCTACGCCGGCGTGCTGCTGTATCTGTATCGGCACCTTGTTCGCTGGAACTGGAAAATCGCAGCGCTGCTGGTTGCGGCCAACCTGGTGAGTGCCCGCACCAATCACTGGGAGCTGGTGCACGTGCTGACCCTGCCCTACCTGACGCTCTACCTCGCACAGCTGCGCATTCCGAAGCTGGCCGGCTTTGGCAAGGCCGGCGACTTCTCCTACGGCCTGTACATCTTCAGCTTCCCGGTCCAGCAGCTTCTGATGCACTGGACCGACGGCCAGTTGCCACTGATTCCCTTCATGCTCCTTGGCTTCGCTGCCAGCCTGGCGCTCGCGGTGCTGTCCTGGCACCTCGTCGAATCGCCA